One Henriciella litoralis genomic window carries:
- a CDS encoding DNA-3-methyladenine glycosylase family protein: MSAPSQADLVEACTWLSERDASLARAYRDLGLPTWRYREPNYSVIARMIAYQQITTKAAASIWARVEDALGTVSTASVLAASDDTLRGCGLSRPKVRHLRSIADAIESGALDLTRVYSAEIDDARAELIAVKGIGPWTADLFLLYCGRLDAFPVGDVGLMEAYKLLSDASDRHDTKSFNTLAESWRPYRGVAAHLLWGWINAERDKASAQ, encoded by the coding sequence ATGAGCGCCCCCTCGCAAGCTGACCTAGTAGAGGCTTGCACCTGGCTGAGCGAACGCGACGCATCCCTCGCCCGCGCCTATAGAGACCTCGGGCTCCCAACATGGCGCTACCGCGAACCGAACTATTCCGTCATTGCCCGCATGATCGCCTATCAGCAGATCACAACCAAGGCCGCCGCCAGCATCTGGGCCCGCGTCGAAGACGCGCTCGGTACGGTCTCGACCGCCTCAGTCCTCGCTGCCTCGGATGACACCCTTCGCGGCTGCGGCCTCTCACGCCCGAAAGTCAGACACCTCCGCTCCATTGCCGACGCGATAGAAAGCGGCGCACTCGACCTCACCCGCGTCTACAGCGCCGAGATAGACGACGCCCGCGCCGAATTGATTGCCGTTAAGGGCATCGGCCCATGGACCGCGGACCTTTTCCTGCTCTATTGCGGCCGGCTCGACGCCTTCCCCGTCGGCGATGTCGGCCTGATGGAAGCCTACAAACTGCTGAGCGATGCGAGCGACCGGCACGACACCAAATCGTTCAACACGCTGGCCGAAAGCTGGCGCCCCTATCGGGGCGTCGCGGCACACCTGCTCTGGGGCTGGATAAATGCTGAGCGCGACAAGGCCAGCGCCCAATAG
- a CDS encoding class I SAM-dependent methyltransferase, whose translation MTPFDEDHAAIYDTQFGNMAPIRDCLNLTAMLALEPVPEDAHILCAGAGTGAEVLTLAATYPGWRFCLADPAPAMLAVARTKLEAAGILGRCTFHEGYLETLEEGEAYDGATSLLVSHFLTDASEREAYFREIAARLKPGALFVNADLAADRADPGFDQLMDIWIRGMNASQMSADQKSQYRENFGHAFAAHSPQDVAAMMTAVGFSDPVQIFQGMLIRSWVTVRT comes from the coding sequence ATGACCCCTTTCGATGAAGACCACGCGGCCATTTACGACACCCAGTTCGGCAATATGGCCCCCATCCGCGACTGTCTGAATTTGACGGCCATGCTTGCGCTCGAGCCAGTGCCGGAAGACGCTCACATCCTTTGCGCCGGGGCAGGCACGGGCGCGGAAGTATTGACCCTCGCGGCCACTTATCCAGGCTGGCGCTTCTGTCTGGCTGATCCCGCACCCGCGATGCTCGCCGTTGCACGAACCAAACTCGAAGCCGCAGGCATTCTAGGCCGCTGCACCTTCCATGAGGGCTATCTGGAGACGTTGGAAGAGGGAGAAGCCTATGATGGGGCGACCTCGCTTCTGGTGTCTCACTTCCTGACAGACGCGAGCGAGCGCGAAGCCTATTTCCGTGAGATCGCCGCCCGCCTCAAACCCGGCGCCCTCTTCGTCAATGCAGACCTTGCCGCAGATCGCGCCGATCCCGGTTTCGACCAGCTGATGGATATCTGGATCAGAGGCATGAATGCGAGCCAGATGTCCGCCGACCAGAAGTCTCAGTACCGCGAGAACTTCGGCCACGCCTTCGCCGCGCATTCCCCGCAAGACGTCGCCGCCATGATGACAGCGGTCGGCTTCAGTGATCCGGTCCAGATCTTTCAGGGCATGCTCATCCGGTCATGGGTCACCGTGCGCACCTGA
- a CDS encoding cell division protein FtsX, whose amino-acid sequence MSKPTPLLPESDAREAALFFVVAALCFLAVLATLIARGTYTAAHAWSAQVEGQMTVRLTETDMRGADAAAELIEEVSGVDSARVLSREDLEVLLAPSFGPGGIPEGIPLPVLIAVEVNGEAADISTDINAELARAGYTGVAEAHSEYAAEVRSALGTLRVAAIGMVILLAATAIAVIAFATHAALLARKDIVDVLHLAGAEDSFIARLFERRFWTLGLKAGSAGSVAALAVTALIVFSAQSTASHSELLPRLSLDFWDLVILAVTPVIGGLASRFAAGGTVSQSLKNVL is encoded by the coding sequence ATGTCCAAGCCGACCCCCCTCCTGCCTGAAAGCGATGCGCGCGAAGCGGCCCTCTTCTTTGTGGTCGCTGCGCTCTGCTTTCTCGCCGTGCTCGCCACGCTGATCGCGCGCGGCACCTATACAGCAGCTCATGCCTGGTCGGCGCAGGTCGAAGGTCAGATGACGGTGCGCCTCACCGAAACCGATATGCGCGGCGCAGATGCGGCCGCCGAGCTGATTGAAGAGGTCTCAGGCGTCGATTCTGCCCGCGTCCTTTCGCGTGAGGATCTGGAAGTCCTTCTCGCCCCGAGCTTCGGCCCGGGCGGTATTCCAGAGGGCATTCCCCTGCCCGTCCTCATCGCCGTCGAAGTGAACGGCGAGGCAGCCGATATCTCCACTGATATCAATGCAGAGCTTGCCCGCGCGGGCTATACCGGCGTGGCCGAGGCGCATTCTGAATATGCCGCCGAAGTGCGCAGCGCGCTCGGCACCTTGCGCGTCGCCGCCATCGGCATGGTCATCCTGCTGGCCGCGACCGCCATTGCCGTGATCGCCTTCGCGACCCACGCCGCCCTCCTCGCCCGAAAAGACATCGTCGATGTGTTGCATCTTGCCGGTGCAGAAGACAGCTTCATTGCGAGACTATTTGAGCGCCGCTTCTGGACGCTTGGGCTGAAAGCAGGGTCCGCCGGATCGGTCGCCGCGCTTGCGGTTACCGCCCTCATCGTCTTTTCCGCCCAGAGCACCGCCTCTCATAGCGAGCTATTGCCCCGCCTCTCGCTCGACTTCTGGGACCTCGTCATCCTCGCCGTCACGCCGGTTATCGGCGGCCTGGCCTCACGCTTCGCAGCCGGCGGCACCGTCAGCCAGTCACTGAAGAACGTCCTTTGA
- a CDS encoding lysophospholipid acyltransferase family protein, translating into MNTIRSILFFLWLYGGMAVIGVACLPTLLLSRRFAIKAVAFFAEYVRLGLRLICGVRVELRGRERIPDGALLIAGKHQAMLDVFIPFILFSDAAVIMKRELLWYPALGWYALKTRMIPIDRAGTTKTLKAMLKEASVRAKNGRQILIYPEGTRAAPGAPPEYKAAGVTALYNALNIPVVPLATNSGLCWPARGLTRKPGHVVYEVLPPIPADLNRKEMFARMSADLEAASERLLDEGLAAQGRTRDDLA; encoded by the coding sequence TTGAACACGATCCGCTCAATCCTCTTTTTTCTGTGGCTCTATGGCGGCATGGCCGTCATCGGAGTCGCCTGCTTGCCGACCCTGCTTTTGTCCCGGCGCTTCGCGATCAAGGCTGTCGCCTTCTTTGCCGAATATGTCCGGCTCGGCCTTCGGCTGATCTGCGGCGTCCGCGTTGAACTGCGAGGCCGCGAACGTATCCCCGACGGCGCCCTGCTGATTGCCGGCAAGCATCAGGCGATGCTGGACGTGTTTATCCCGTTCATCCTGTTCTCGGATGCCGCCGTCATCATGAAGCGCGAGCTGCTCTGGTATCCAGCCCTTGGCTGGTACGCCCTCAAGACGCGCATGATCCCGATTGACCGGGCGGGAACGACAAAAACGCTGAAAGCCATGCTGAAAGAGGCGAGCGTTCGCGCCAAAAACGGCCGCCAGATCCTGATCTACCCGGAGGGCACACGGGCCGCCCCCGGCGCGCCGCCAGAGTACAAGGCCGCTGGCGTCACCGCGCTCTACAATGCGCTCAACATCCCGGTCGTGCCGCTTGCGACCAATTCCGGCCTCTGCTGGCCAGCGCGCGGTCTCACCCGCAAACCGGGACACGTCGTCTATGAGGTTCTCCCCCCGATCCCGGCCGATCTCAATCGCAAGGAAATGTTCGCGCGCATGTCCGCCGATCTAGAGGCCGCCTCTGAGCGCCTCCTCGATGAAGGTCTTGCCGCGCAGGGGCGGACACGAGACGATCTTGCATGA
- a CDS encoding HNH endonuclease, with the protein MPEVLTSPPSGRPALVLNADFRPLSYYPLSLWPWQDVVKAVFLDRVDIIAEYDTVVRSPSFEMRLPSVIALREFVRQDRSPAFTRFNVFLRDGFQCAYCGAHEELTFDHVIPRSKGGRTSWTNIVAACSPCNLKKGGRMPEDAKMIPARKPARPTNYQLQEIGRRFPPNHLHATWMDYLYWDVELEA; encoded by the coding sequence ATGCCTGAAGTCCTGACCAGCCCACCAAGTGGGCGACCAGCTCTCGTATTGAACGCGGACTTCCGCCCCCTCTCCTATTATCCGCTATCTCTGTGGCCCTGGCAGGACGTCGTCAAAGCCGTCTTCCTCGACCGCGTCGACATCATCGCCGAATATGACACGGTGGTGCGCAGCCCAAGCTTCGAGATGCGCCTTCCCTCGGTCATCGCCTTGCGCGAATTCGTTCGGCAGGACCGCTCCCCCGCTTTCACCCGGTTCAACGTGTTCCTGCGGGACGGCTTCCAGTGTGCCTATTGCGGCGCGCATGAGGAACTTACCTTCGATCATGTCATTCCCCGCTCAAAGGGCGGGCGCACCAGCTGGACGAACATCGTCGCGGCCTGTTCGCCTTGCAATCTGAAGAAGGGCGGGCGCATGCCCGAGGACGCCAAGATGATACCGGCGCGCAAACCTGCCCGTCCGACCAATTACCAGCTGCAGGAAATCGGCCGCCGCTTCCCGCCAAACCACCTGCACGCCACCTGGATGGACTACCTTTACTGGGATGTTGAGCTGGAAGCCTGA
- the pyk gene encoding pyruvate kinase, translating into MPRLRGRNAKILATLGPKSSSPEQVQRLAEAGADLFRLNFSHGSHEDHKKTFDAVRRAEKTLGRPLAILADLQGPKVRVGTFPDGKIQLSEGTEYALIDEESTDKPDTIPVPHPEILAELEEGDTVFCDDGMISLTVSEAGDTPKVTADFAGELSDRKGFTIRGKTLPLKALTPKDREDLAFALQLGVDLFALSFVQSVSDVEEAKAEIGGAAPLIAKLEKPGAINELEAIIEAADGVMVARGDLGVEYPPEHVPIIQRQIVREARERGRPVIVATQMLESMIEHAAPTRAETSDVATAIYQGVDAVMLSAETAIGHDPVAAVSVMSRIISATEDAPDFRGSLRQFMGDREAELSIDVVARAAQAFALVEQAAALALRTGSARRLAQFSKHRGRFKILYGSADRPRLRRAQLLWGVHPIHIENIEQEDWPLALMKAANLDGAIAYAAWKGDDDETAWEIGVRRG; encoded by the coding sequence ATGCCACGCCTGCGCGGCCGCAACGCCAAGATCCTCGCCACACTCGGTCCGAAAAGCAGCAGCCCTGAACAGGTGCAACGCCTCGCCGAAGCTGGCGCTGATCTTTTCCGGCTGAACTTCAGTCACGGCTCGCATGAAGATCACAAGAAGACGTTCGACGCTGTGCGACGCGCTGAGAAAACACTCGGTCGCCCGCTCGCCATACTCGCAGACCTGCAAGGGCCAAAAGTCCGCGTCGGTACCTTTCCGGACGGCAAGATCCAGCTCAGCGAGGGCACCGAATACGCTCTGATCGACGAAGAGAGCACTGACAAGCCCGACACGATTCCCGTGCCCCACCCGGAAATCCTGGCCGAACTGGAAGAAGGCGACACCGTCTTTTGCGATGACGGGATGATCTCGCTCACTGTCAGCGAGGCAGGCGACACGCCGAAAGTCACCGCCGATTTCGCCGGCGAACTCTCAGACCGCAAGGGCTTCACCATTCGCGGCAAGACCCTGCCCCTTAAAGCCCTCACCCCAAAGGACCGTGAAGACCTCGCCTTCGCACTACAGCTTGGCGTGGACCTCTTCGCCCTTAGCTTCGTGCAATCAGTTTCAGACGTCGAAGAAGCCAAGGCCGAGATCGGCGGCGCCGCCCCGCTCATCGCCAAACTCGAAAAGCCCGGCGCGATCAATGAGCTTGAAGCCATCATCGAAGCCGCTGATGGCGTCATGGTCGCGCGCGGCGATCTCGGTGTCGAATATCCGCCTGAACATGTCCCGATTATCCAGCGGCAGATTGTGCGCGAGGCGCGTGAACGGGGTCGCCCGGTCATCGTCGCGACGCAGATGCTGGAATCGATGATTGAGCATGCCGCGCCCACCCGCGCCGAAACCAGCGATGTCGCCACGGCCATCTATCAGGGTGTGGATGCCGTCATGCTGTCAGCCGAGACCGCGATTGGCCATGACCCGGTCGCCGCCGTCTCTGTGATGAGCCGCATCATCTCGGCGACCGAAGATGCACCTGACTTCCGGGGGTCGCTTCGCCAGTTCATGGGTGATCGGGAGGCCGAGCTTAGCATCGATGTCGTCGCCCGCGCCGCCCAGGCGTTCGCGCTGGTCGAACAGGCCGCAGCTCTGGCCCTGCGCACAGGGTCTGCCAGGCGGCTCGCCCAGTTTTCCAAGCATCGCGGCCGCTTCAAGATCCTCTATGGCTCAGCAGACCGCCCCCGCCTCCGCCGCGCGCAACTCCTCTGGGGCGTCCACCCGATCCATATCGAGAACATCGAACAGGAAGACTGGCCTCTCGCTTTGATGAAAGCCGCAAACCTCGACGGCGCCATCGCCTATGCCGCCTGGAAAGGCGACGACGACGAAACCGCATGGGAAATTGGGGTGCGGCGGGGGTAA